From a single Couchioplanes caeruleus genomic region:
- the rpmA gene encoding 50S ribosomal protein L27, translated as MAHKKGASSSRNGRDSAAQRLGVKRFGGQLVNAGEIIVRQRGTKFHPGDLVGRGGDDTLFALAAGNVLFGHKRGRKTISIVPVAASASAE; from the coding sequence ATGGCTCACAAAAAGGGTGCATCCAGCTCTCGGAACGGCCGTGACTCCGCCGCCCAGCGGCTCGGTGTCAAGCGGTTCGGCGGCCAGCTGGTGAACGCGGGCGAGATCATCGTCCGGCAGCGCGGCACGAAGTTCCACCCGGGCGACCTGGTCGGCCGCGGTGGCGACGACACGCTGTTCGCGCTCGCCGCGGGCAACGTGCTCTTCGGTCACAAGCGTGGCCGCAAGACCATCAGCATCGTGCCGGTCGCGGCTTCGGCCTCGGCAGAGTAA
- a CDS encoding TIGR03960 family B12-binding radical SAM protein — protein MSVASVFPQLEQLLPRVSKPIQYVGGELGAVVKDWDATIVRWALMYPDAYEVGLPNQGVQILYEVLNEQPDVLAERTYAVWPDLEALMKERGVPQFTVDAHRPVKAFDVLGISFATELGYTNMLSALDLAGIPLDAADRGDDDPIVLAGGHASFNPEPIADFIDAAVLGDGEEAVLEITGIIREWKAQGCPGGREELLLRLARTESIYVPRFYDVDYLPDGRIQRVVPNRPDVPFRVAKRTTMDLDAWPYPKKPLVPLAETVHERYAVEIFRGCTRGCRFCQAGMITRPVRERSITTVGQMVKEGLEFSGFSEVGLLSLSSADHSEIGDMCSGLAQQYADTNVSLSLPSTRVDAFNIDLAQELSRNGRRTGLTFAPEGGSERIRKVINKMVTKEDLIRTVVTAYSNGWRQVKLYFMCGLPTETDEDVLEIAQMAHEVIRAGRAAAGTKDIRCTVSIGGFVPKPHTPFQWAAMERPEVIDHRLKLLKQEINSDRSLGRAIGYRYHDGEPSLIEGLLSRGDRRVGKVIRRVWDKGGRFDGWSEHFSYARWVEACAEVLPDFGVDLDWYTTRERDQLEVLPWDHLDSGLDKDWLWQDWQDSLGEYEQDDCRWTPCFDCGVCPSMDTEIQIGPTGKKLLPLTPVKSLGVPA, from the coding sequence ATGAGCGTCGCTTCCGTCTTTCCTCAGCTCGAGCAGCTGCTGCCCAGGGTCAGCAAGCCGATCCAGTACGTGGGCGGCGAGCTCGGCGCCGTCGTCAAGGACTGGGACGCGACCATCGTGCGCTGGGCGCTGATGTACCCGGACGCGTACGAGGTGGGCCTGCCCAACCAGGGCGTGCAGATCCTGTACGAGGTGCTCAACGAGCAGCCCGACGTGCTGGCCGAGCGGACGTACGCGGTCTGGCCGGACCTCGAGGCGCTGATGAAGGAGCGCGGCGTCCCGCAGTTCACGGTCGACGCGCACCGCCCGGTGAAGGCATTCGACGTGCTCGGCATCTCGTTCGCCACGGAGCTCGGCTACACCAACATGCTCTCCGCCCTGGACCTGGCCGGCATTCCGCTGGACGCGGCCGACCGGGGCGACGACGACCCGATCGTGCTCGCCGGCGGGCACGCCTCCTTCAACCCGGAGCCGATCGCCGACTTCATCGACGCCGCCGTGCTCGGTGACGGCGAGGAGGCGGTCCTCGAGATCACCGGCATCATCCGGGAGTGGAAGGCCCAGGGCTGCCCGGGCGGCCGCGAGGAGCTGCTGCTGCGTCTGGCGCGTACGGAGAGCATCTACGTGCCGCGCTTCTACGACGTCGACTACCTGCCGGACGGCCGGATCCAGCGCGTCGTGCCGAACCGCCCCGACGTGCCGTTCCGGGTGGCCAAGCGCACGACCATGGACCTCGACGCCTGGCCGTACCCGAAGAAGCCGCTGGTCCCGCTGGCCGAGACGGTCCACGAGCGGTACGCCGTGGAGATCTTCCGCGGCTGCACCCGGGGCTGCCGGTTCTGTCAGGCCGGCATGATCACCCGCCCGGTGCGGGAGCGGTCGATCACCACGGTGGGGCAGATGGTCAAGGAGGGCCTGGAGTTCTCCGGCTTCTCCGAGGTCGGCCTGCTCTCGCTGTCCAGCGCCGACCACTCCGAGATCGGCGACATGTGCTCGGGCCTGGCCCAGCAGTACGCCGACACCAACGTCTCGCTGTCGCTGCCGTCCACCCGGGTCGACGCGTTCAACATCGACCTGGCGCAGGAGTTGTCCCGCAACGGGCGGCGCACCGGCCTCACGTTCGCGCCCGAGGGTGGCTCCGAGCGGATCCGCAAGGTCATCAACAAGATGGTGACCAAGGAGGACCTGATCCGGACGGTCGTCACCGCGTACTCGAACGGGTGGCGGCAGGTGAAGCTGTACTTCATGTGCGGCCTGCCCACCGAGACCGACGAGGACGTGCTCGAGATCGCGCAGATGGCGCACGAGGTGATCCGGGCCGGCCGGGCCGCCGCGGGCACCAAGGACATCCGCTGCACGGTCTCGATCGGTGGGTTCGTCCCCAAGCCGCACACCCCGTTCCAGTGGGCGGCCATGGAGCGGCCCGAGGTCATCGACCACCGGCTCAAGCTGCTCAAGCAGGAGATCAACAGCGACCGGTCGCTGGGCCGGGCGATCGGCTACCGCTACCACGACGGCGAGCCGTCGCTGATCGAGGGCCTGCTCTCCCGCGGCGACCGCCGGGTCGGCAAGGTCATCCGGCGCGTCTGGGACAAGGGCGGGCGTTTCGACGGCTGGTCCGAGCACTTCTCGTACGCCCGCTGGGTCGAGGCGTGCGCCGAGGTCCTGCCGGACTTCGGTGTCGACCTGGACTGGTACACGACCCGGGAGCGTGACCAGCTCGAGGTGCTGCCCTGGGACCACCTGGACTCCGGCCTGGACAAGGACTGGCTCTGGCAGGACTGGCAGGACTCCCTCGGCGAGTACGAGCAGGACGACTGCCGCTGGACGCCGTGCTTCGACTGCGGCGTGTGCCCGTCCATGGACACGGAGATCCAGATCGGCCCGACCGGCAAGAAGCTCCTGCCCCTGACCCCCGTCAAGAGTCTGGGAGTGCCTGCCTGA
- a CDS encoding Rne/Rng family ribonuclease, giving the protein MLDNEPQGGERDEAGTPPTVEATETAAPARRTRAPRRKATPPAVPVDAPGAEPGAADEAANASDAAAAAEPAAAPPVKATRSRARKKAVPAAAEALAEDPAAVAESLLSDAEPVAPVKATRSRARKKAVPAAAPAEPPAASADETPAVSTPAVSTPVPVPAVEEPVAEDEDENGQDVAAGVPVIGVLPLDDDFVEEEPKPRRGRKAALPPAVLFMPPDPEAEPAPTTRRSRRGAAAAAAEPVAETTEAVAEPVAPAAAEEPAEGARKSRRRRRGGAAAEAEESTAVEAVEAPLLEETDESADDVEDGADEDDDDEDSAGRRRRRRGRRGRGRGKGPSDEADEGDGAAEQPEDAAEAEAEGDEDDADEGDGVTRRRRRRRRKGSGDAESGGVEDGVHTVVRVREPRRSDEVQGVSGSTRLEAKRQRRRDGREQRRTRPPILSESEFLARREAVDRVMVVRQKPDRTQIAVLEDGILVEHYVSRSTSGTMVGNVYLGKVQNVLPSMEAAFVDVGRGRNAVLYAGEVNWDATGLEGRARSIEQALRSGDSVLVQVTKDPIGHKGARLSSHIALSGRHLVYVPNGNASGISRKLPDNERKRLRDVLKKLVPDGAGVIVRTAAEGASEDELARDVKRLQAQWEEIQAKAAEGAAPRPLSEEPDLVIRVVRDLFNEDFRELIVQGDQAYGELENYLNSVSPDLVERMHRYTGGGDVFADKRIDEQILKGLDRKVFLPSGGHLVFDRTEAMTVVDVNTGKYTGAGGNLEETVTRNNLEAAEEIVRQLRLRDIGGIVVIDFIDMVLESNRELVLRRLTECLGRDRTKHQVTEITSLGLVQMTRKRIGAGLLEAFSETCDHCKGRGVIIHTEPVPEKRSAGTGAGNQVKAVAAAARTEAPPQPAKSRRRRGGGGEQAPAETEVVAAEEPIAEQPVTVQAVADDPAAETAGLPPAGSGIVAAGSGVISPAPKLSPDDDDDDYDISGYDLSRYEADGTEPLQLTGADDPDAADEDEDEDDDGSVGAGAGGRRRSRRGGARRRTRP; this is encoded by the coding sequence ATGCTCGATAACGAGCCACAGGGTGGTGAACGGGACGAGGCGGGTACGCCTCCCACCGTTGAAGCCACCGAGACCGCTGCCCCTGCGCGCCGCACCCGCGCCCCGCGCCGCAAGGCCACGCCGCCGGCTGTGCCGGTGGACGCGCCCGGCGCGGAGCCCGGCGCCGCCGACGAGGCGGCGAACGCCAGCGACGCCGCGGCCGCGGCGGAGCCCGCTGCCGCACCCCCGGTGAAGGCCACCCGGAGCCGGGCGCGCAAGAAGGCCGTTCCGGCTGCTGCCGAGGCGCTGGCGGAGGACCCCGCCGCCGTCGCGGAGAGCCTGCTCAGCGACGCCGAGCCGGTCGCACCCGTGAAGGCCACCCGGAGCCGGGCGCGCAAGAAGGCCGTGCCGGCCGCCGCGCCCGCCGAGCCGCCGGCCGCTTCCGCGGACGAGACGCCGGCCGTGTCCACGCCGGCCGTGTCCACGCCGGTTCCGGTTCCCGCCGTCGAGGAGCCGGTCGCCGAGGACGAGGACGAGAACGGGCAGGACGTTGCTGCCGGCGTACCCGTCATCGGGGTGTTGCCGCTCGACGACGACTTCGTCGAGGAGGAGCCGAAGCCGCGCCGCGGCCGGAAGGCCGCCCTGCCGCCCGCCGTGCTGTTCATGCCGCCGGACCCGGAGGCCGAGCCCGCGCCGACGACCCGCCGCAGCCGGCGCGGAGCCGCCGCTGCCGCCGCCGAGCCGGTCGCCGAGACCACCGAGGCCGTCGCCGAGCCCGTGGCGCCCGCCGCCGCGGAGGAGCCCGCCGAGGGCGCCCGCAAGAGCCGGCGCCGCCGCCGGGGTGGCGCCGCGGCCGAGGCCGAGGAGAGCACCGCGGTCGAGGCCGTCGAGGCTCCCCTGCTCGAGGAGACCGACGAGAGCGCCGACGACGTCGAGGACGGCGCCGACGAGGACGACGACGACGAGGACAGCGCCGGCCGCCGGCGGCGACGCCGGGGACGCCGGGGCCGTGGCCGCGGCAAGGGCCCGTCCGACGAGGCCGACGAGGGTGACGGCGCTGCCGAGCAGCCCGAGGACGCCGCCGAGGCCGAGGCCGAGGGCGACGAGGACGACGCCGACGAGGGCGACGGCGTCACCCGCCGCCGCCGGCGCCGGCGCCGCAAGGGTTCGGGCGACGCCGAGTCCGGCGGGGTCGAGGACGGCGTGCACACGGTCGTGCGGGTGCGCGAGCCGCGCCGCAGCGACGAGGTGCAGGGCGTTTCCGGCTCCACCCGGCTGGAGGCCAAGCGGCAGCGCCGCCGGGACGGCCGCGAGCAGCGCCGGACCCGCCCGCCGATCCTGAGCGAGTCGGAGTTCCTGGCCCGCCGCGAGGCCGTCGACCGGGTCATGGTCGTCCGGCAGAAGCCCGACCGTACGCAGATCGCCGTGCTCGAGGACGGGATCCTGGTCGAGCACTACGTCTCCCGGTCGACCTCCGGCACCATGGTCGGCAACGTGTACCTCGGCAAGGTGCAGAACGTGCTGCCGAGCATGGAGGCCGCGTTCGTCGACGTCGGCCGGGGGCGCAACGCCGTCCTCTACGCCGGCGAGGTCAACTGGGACGCCACCGGGCTCGAGGGGCGCGCGCGCTCGATCGAGCAGGCGCTGCGCTCCGGCGACTCGGTGCTGGTCCAGGTCACCAAGGACCCGATCGGGCACAAGGGTGCCCGGCTGAGCAGCCACATCGCGCTCTCCGGCCGGCACCTGGTGTACGTACCGAACGGGAACGCCTCCGGCATCAGCCGCAAGCTGCCCGACAACGAGCGCAAGCGGCTGCGCGACGTGCTGAAGAAGCTGGTACCGGACGGCGCCGGCGTGATCGTGCGCACGGCGGCCGAGGGCGCCAGCGAGGACGAGCTGGCCCGCGACGTCAAGCGGTTGCAGGCGCAGTGGGAGGAGATCCAGGCGAAGGCGGCCGAGGGTGCCGCGCCGCGTCCGCTCTCCGAGGAGCCCGACCTGGTCATCCGCGTCGTCCGCGACCTCTTCAACGAGGACTTCCGCGAGCTGATCGTGCAGGGCGACCAGGCGTACGGCGAGCTGGAGAACTACCTGAACTCGGTCTCGCCCGACCTGGTCGAGCGGATGCACCGCTACACCGGCGGGGGCGACGTGTTCGCGGACAAGCGCATCGACGAGCAGATCCTCAAGGGCCTGGACCGCAAGGTGTTCCTGCCCTCGGGCGGCCACCTGGTCTTCGACCGTACCGAGGCGATGACCGTCGTCGACGTGAACACCGGCAAGTACACGGGCGCCGGCGGCAACCTCGAGGAGACGGTCACCCGCAACAACCTCGAGGCGGCCGAGGAGATCGTCCGGCAGCTGCGGCTGCGCGACATCGGCGGCATCGTGGTGATCGACTTCATCGACATGGTGCTGGAGAGCAACCGCGAGCTGGTGCTGCGGCGGCTCACCGAGTGCCTGGGCCGGGACCGGACGAAGCACCAGGTCACCGAGATCACCTCGCTGGGGCTCGTGCAGATGACCCGCAAGCGGATCGGCGCCGGGCTGCTCGAGGCGTTCAGCGAGACCTGCGACCACTGCAAGGGCCGTGGCGTGATCATCCACACCGAGCCGGTGCCGGAGAAGCGCTCGGCCGGTACGGGTGCGGGCAACCAGGTGAAGGCGGTGGCGGCGGCCGCGCGTACGGAGGCCCCGCCCCAGCCGGCCAAGTCGCGGCGCCGTCGCGGCGGTGGCGGCGAGCAGGCCCCGGCCGAGACCGAGGTCGTGGCGGCCGAGGAGCCGATCGCGGAGCAGCCGGTGACCGTGCAGGCGGTGGCCGACGACCCGGCGGCCGAAACGGCGGGGCTGCCCCCGGCCGGCTCGGGGATCGTCGCGGCCGGCTCGGGCGTGATCAGCCCCGCGCCGAAGCTCTCCCCGGACGACGATGACGACGACTACGACATCAGCGGTTACGACCTGTCGCGGTACGAGGCCGACGGCACGGAGCCGCTGCAGCTGACGGGTGCGGACGACCCGGACGCGGCCGACGAGGACGAGGACGAGGACGACGACGGGTCCGTCGGCGCGGGCGCCGGCGGACGGCGTCGCTCCCGGCGCGGTGGCGCACGGCGGCGTACGCGACCCTGA
- a CDS encoding SpoIIE family protein phosphatase: MTENGGGGPDVTQDLRVPWEEEPGDLYENAPCGYLTTLPDGTIVRVNRTFLDWSGYDRAELVGRRRFRDLLGAGDRIYYETHYAPLLAMQDGVHELAMELICADGTQLPILVNSALGRDPAGLPRVVRTMIFKATDRREYERELLTARRAAEASEKRVRALQQVVADLAAAPTAAEVAEAVIGAPAAAFGAAGSSVWLVDEDRDLLVALAGAGSDALVYPDVPLSSSRPVAEVARRGDLHVFGSIAEAEEHFPALAAAMRTGGYRTAVMLPLTTGFTGEAIGTEVLGVLCFGFAEERELSDSELRVVRLLGHQAGQALDRARLYDAARRREARATFLAETTRSLEELQRLMPRARRLAERLVPEIAEWAAVRLQIGPAGLVADAGGPEPDPDRLAERTALVVANGKAEFAEPAAALDCAVLPLSVGGKVLGTLALRAAAGRRTAEETAFLTDLADRAALALENARLYEQERAIARTLQRSLLTGDLPSDPRFAVETHYQAAAHDLEVGGDWFDAFLITPDKLAVVVGDVVGRGIDAATTMGQLRSAIRALASAEAGPARLLERLDRFVERVESARMATVAYAEVDLTTREMTYACAGHLPPLLAEPGGSPRYLLDGRSGALGSHAGRRTRVEHRTPLAAGTRLLLYTDGLIERRNRRIDAGFEMLARAYAGRRDAPLPGLTAGLAQSLVGREHGDDVCLLCLAIGTEDRLERSIGADPVQIALLRKDLRGWLLSHGLDEDCTQAVLLAGSEAVANAIEHGYRNDPFGIVDVTATISEEAVEIRVTDRGDWQAAGADLSRGRGLQLIHQVMDDVKFDRTDGTTVTMRRSRGEVR; encoded by the coding sequence ATGACCGAGAACGGCGGTGGTGGGCCGGACGTGACGCAGGACCTGCGTGTGCCCTGGGAGGAGGAGCCCGGGGACCTCTACGAGAACGCGCCGTGCGGCTATCTGACGACCCTGCCGGACGGGACGATCGTCCGGGTCAACAGAACGTTCCTGGACTGGTCCGGCTACGACCGCGCCGAGCTGGTCGGCCGGCGGCGGTTCCGTGACCTGCTCGGCGCCGGCGACCGGATCTACTACGAGACGCACTACGCGCCGCTGCTCGCCATGCAGGACGGCGTCCACGAGCTGGCGATGGAGCTGATCTGTGCGGACGGCACCCAGCTGCCCATCCTGGTCAACTCGGCGCTCGGCCGCGACCCCGCCGGCCTGCCACGGGTGGTGCGGACCATGATCTTCAAAGCCACGGACCGCCGGGAGTACGAGCGGGAGCTGCTCACCGCCCGGCGGGCGGCCGAGGCGTCCGAGAAACGCGTACGCGCGCTGCAGCAGGTCGTCGCCGACCTGGCCGCCGCACCCACCGCGGCCGAGGTCGCCGAGGCGGTGATCGGGGCGCCCGCCGCGGCCTTCGGCGCCGCCGGCAGCAGCGTGTGGCTCGTCGACGAGGACCGCGACCTGCTCGTCGCGCTGGCCGGCGCCGGCTCCGACGCGCTCGTGTACCCGGACGTACCGCTCTCCTCGTCCCGCCCGGTCGCCGAGGTGGCCCGCCGCGGCGACCTGCACGTCTTCGGCTCGATCGCCGAGGCGGAGGAGCACTTCCCGGCGCTCGCCGCGGCCATGCGCACGGGCGGCTACCGCACCGCGGTGATGCTGCCGCTGACGACCGGCTTCACCGGCGAGGCCATCGGCACCGAGGTGCTCGGGGTGCTCTGCTTCGGCTTCGCCGAGGAGCGCGAGCTCAGCGACAGCGAGCTGCGCGTCGTCCGGCTCCTGGGCCATCAGGCCGGGCAGGCGCTGGACCGGGCCCGCCTGTACGACGCCGCCCGCCGCCGCGAGGCGCGCGCCACGTTCCTCGCCGAGACCACCCGCTCCCTCGAGGAGCTGCAGCGGCTCATGCCCCGGGCCCGGCGGCTGGCCGAGCGGCTGGTTCCCGAGATCGCCGAGTGGGCCGCCGTACGCCTGCAGATCGGCCCGGCCGGCCTGGTCGCCGACGCCGGCGGTCCCGAGCCCGACCCCGACCGGCTCGCGGAGCGGACCGCCCTCGTCGTGGCCAACGGCAAGGCCGAGTTCGCCGAGCCCGCCGCTGCCCTCGACTGCGCCGTGCTGCCGCTGAGCGTGGGCGGAAAGGTGCTGGGCACCCTCGCGCTGCGGGCGGCCGCGGGCCGGCGTACGGCCGAGGAGACCGCCTTCCTCACCGACCTGGCCGACCGGGCCGCGCTCGCGCTGGAGAACGCCCGGCTCTACGAGCAGGAACGGGCCATCGCCCGGACGCTGCAGCGCAGCCTGCTCACCGGCGACCTGCCCAGCGACCCGCGTTTCGCCGTGGAGACCCACTACCAGGCGGCCGCCCACGACCTCGAGGTCGGCGGCGACTGGTTCGACGCGTTCCTGATCACCCCGGACAAGCTGGCCGTGGTGGTCGGCGACGTGGTCGGGCGGGGCATCGACGCGGCCACCACCATGGGCCAGCTGCGCAGCGCGATCCGCGCCCTCGCCTCGGCCGAGGCCGGCCCGGCCCGGCTGCTGGAACGCCTGGACCGGTTCGTCGAACGGGTCGAGTCGGCGCGCATGGCCACGGTCGCGTACGCCGAGGTCGACCTGACCACCCGCGAGATGACGTACGCCTGCGCGGGGCACCTGCCGCCGCTGCTCGCCGAGCCGGGCGGCTCCCCGCGCTACCTGCTCGACGGCCGCTCCGGCGCGCTCGGCTCGCACGCGGGGCGCCGGACGCGCGTCGAGCACCGTACGCCGCTGGCGGCCGGCACCCGGCTGCTGCTCTACACCGACGGGCTGATCGAGCGCCGGAACCGCCGCATCGACGCCGGCTTCGAGATGCTGGCCCGGGCGTACGCCGGCCGGCGCGACGCCCCGCTGCCCGGCCTCACCGCGGGCCTGGCGCAGAGCCTGGTCGGCCGCGAGCACGGCGACGACGTCTGCCTGCTCTGCCTGGCGATCGGCACCGAGGACCGGCTGGAGCGCTCCATCGGCGCCGATCCGGTGCAGATAGCGCTGCTCCGCAAGGACCTGCGCGGCTGGCTGCTGTCGCACGGCCTCGACGAGGACTGCACCCAGGCGGTGCTGCTGGCCGGCTCGGAGGCGGTCGCGAACGCCATCGAGCACGGGTACCGTAACGACCCGTTCGGCATCGTCGACGTCACCGCCACGATCTCCGAGGAGGCCGTCGAGATCCGGGTGACCGATCGCGGCGACTGGCAGGCGGCGGGCGCCGACCTGTCCCGCGGGCGCGGCCTGCAACTGATCCACCAGGTGATGGACGACGTGAAGTTCGACCGTACGGACGGGACGACGGTGACCATGCGGCGTTCCCGCGGAGAGGTGCGATGA
- the rplU gene encoding 50S ribosomal protein L21: MYAIVKTGGKQYKVAEGDVIEVEKLAGVPGDSLTLAAVLLVDGDNLVTDAAKLANVTVSGEIAEHTKGPKIRIHKFKNKTGYHKRQGHRQPLTLVKVTGISSGK, translated from the coding sequence ATGTACGCGATCGTCAAGACCGGCGGCAAGCAGTACAAGGTTGCCGAGGGCGACGTGATCGAGGTCGAGAAGCTCGCGGGTGTGCCCGGCGACTCGCTGACGCTCGCCGCGGTCCTCCTCGTCGACGGTGACAACCTGGTGACCGATGCGGCCAAGCTTGCCAACGTGACGGTGTCCGGCGAGATCGCCGAGCACACCAAGGGTCCGAAGATCCGGATCCACAAGTTCAAGAACAAGACCGGCTACCACAAGCGCCAGGGTCACCGTCAGCCGCTGACCCTCGTCAAGGTGACCGGCATCTCCAGCGGGAAGTAG
- a CDS encoding TIGR03936 family radical SAM-associated protein, with product MAKNQPVGGQAPVVQRIRLRYAKRGPLRFTSHRDFARAFERALRRAAVPIAFSQGFTPHPKISYASAAPTGVGSEAEYLEIGLQAEVDPEQLRTALDAALSPGLDVLDAVVAREGSLADRIDASRWLIELPEVEPAVAATAVEAFLAAEEVLVERMTKQGRRSFDARNAVAFFAVTEQSGAPSGAGAARCAIIDLVVRQVTPAVRPDDVLSGLHVVAGLEPPVPPRVTRLAQGSLTPQGEIVDPLDADREDAPIGGR from the coding sequence ATGGCCAAGAACCAGCCCGTCGGCGGTCAGGCGCCGGTCGTCCAGCGGATCCGCCTGCGCTACGCGAAGCGCGGCCCGCTGCGTTTCACCTCGCACCGCGACTTCGCGCGAGCCTTCGAGCGGGCCCTGCGGCGTGCCGCGGTCCCGATCGCGTTCTCCCAGGGCTTCACCCCACACCCCAAGATCTCGTACGCGAGTGCCGCGCCGACCGGCGTCGGGAGCGAGGCGGAGTACCTGGAGATCGGGCTGCAGGCCGAGGTGGACCCGGAGCAGTTGCGTACGGCGCTCGACGCGGCGCTCTCGCCGGGCCTGGACGTCCTCGACGCCGTGGTGGCGCGCGAGGGCAGCCTGGCCGACCGGATCGACGCGTCCCGGTGGCTGATCGAGTTGCCCGAGGTGGAGCCGGCGGTGGCGGCCACGGCCGTCGAGGCGTTCCTCGCGGCCGAAGAAGTGCTGGTCGAGCGCATGACGAAGCAGGGGCGCCGCTCGTTCGACGCCCGAAATGCAGTTGCGTTCTTCGCTGTGACCGAGCAGTCTGGCGCACCTTCCGGGGCCGGGGCGGCACGGTGTGCGATAATCGACCTTGTCGTGCGGCAGGTCACGCCCGCCGTACGGCCCGATGACGTCTTGTCCGGCCTGCATGTGGTGGCCGGCCTGGAGCCGCCGGTGCCCCCACGGGTGACCCGGCTGGCCCAGGGCTCGCTCACCCCGCAGGGGGAGATCGTCGATCCGTTGGACGCGGATCGCGAGGACGCACCCATCGGAGGGCGTTGA
- a CDS encoding STAS domain-containing protein, translated as MTDQWVTFAKAGAAAVVRLAGEIDLANAPAIGREIVRYTGRAGAVLIDLTAVSFLDSAGVRLLDSLVGDLDRNGTPIRLVVGESGPARMTLQLCAFRDDLLATDLRQAAEEVNR; from the coding sequence ATGACCGACCAGTGGGTGACCTTCGCGAAGGCCGGCGCGGCCGCGGTGGTCCGCCTCGCCGGTGAGATCGACCTGGCGAACGCCCCGGCGATCGGCCGCGAGATCGTGCGGTACACCGGCCGGGCGGGCGCGGTGCTCATCGACCTGACCGCCGTCTCGTTCCTGGACAGCGCGGGCGTGCGGCTGCTCGACTCCCTCGTGGGTGACCTGGACCGCAACGGCACCCCGATCCGGCTGGTGGTGGGGGAGTCCGGGCCCGCCCGGATGACGCTGCAGCTGTGCGCGTTCCGCGACGATCTTCTGGCCACGGACCTGCGGCAGGCCGCGGAAGAGGTGAACCGGTAG
- the obgE gene encoding GTPase ObgE, which translates to MATFVDRVVLHLQAGDGGHGCVSVRREKFKPLGGPDGGDGGHGGSITLAVDPQQHTLLDFHFRPHVKAQNGTGGMGANRDGANGANLVLKVPNGTVVQTPEGEVLADLVGEGTTFEVARGGRGGRGNASLANTRRKVPGFAELGEPGDRFDVVLELKSVAEVGLVGFPSAGKSSLISVISAAKPKIADYPFTTLVPNLGVVQAGEETFTVADVPGLIPGAATGKGLGLEFLRHIERTSVLVHVLDAAAPEIERDPIADLEAIEAELAAYGGLEERPRMVVLNKIDIPDGRDLAEMVRPDLEARGYRVFEVSAVTREGLKEFTYALAEAVAAHRLATPVIEPTRTVVRPRAVDEKGFTIEQDADGVYVVRGVQVERWIRQTNFDNDEAVGYLSDRLERVGVEAALAKKGAKAGDPVRIAEQEFDWQPNAGEFVSGPRGTDARLEDVTGRASAAERLAARKARRIRSDDELLHMSEDGTVSTVSMSAKPVLVTDDDDLDDE; encoded by the coding sequence GTGGCTACGTTCGTCGACCGGGTCGTGCTGCACCTGCAGGCAGGTGACGGCGGCCACGGCTGTGTCTCCGTACGCCGGGAGAAATTCAAGCCCCTCGGCGGGCCCGACGGCGGCGACGGCGGCCACGGCGGCAGCATCACCCTCGCCGTCGACCCGCAGCAGCACACCCTGCTCGACTTCCACTTCCGCCCGCACGTCAAGGCGCAGAACGGCACCGGGGGCATGGGCGCCAACCGGGACGGCGCGAACGGCGCGAACCTGGTCCTGAAGGTGCCCAACGGCACGGTCGTGCAGACCCCCGAGGGCGAGGTCCTCGCCGACCTCGTCGGGGAGGGCACCACCTTCGAGGTGGCCCGTGGCGGCCGGGGCGGGCGCGGCAACGCGTCGCTGGCCAACACCCGGCGCAAGGTGCCCGGCTTCGCCGAACTCGGCGAGCCCGGCGACCGGTTCGACGTGGTCCTGGAGCTCAAGAGTGTCGCCGAGGTGGGGCTGGTGGGGTTCCCGTCGGCCGGCAAGTCGTCGCTGATCTCGGTCATCTCCGCGGCGAAGCCGAAGATCGCCGACTACCCGTTCACCACGCTGGTGCCGAACCTCGGCGTCGTGCAGGCCGGCGAGGAGACCTTCACGGTCGCCGACGTGCCCGGCCTGATCCCGGGCGCGGCCACCGGCAAGGGGCTGGGCCTGGAGTTCCTGCGGCACATCGAGCGCACCTCGGTGCTGGTCCACGTTCTCGACGCGGCGGCGCCCGAGATCGAACGCGACCCGATCGCCGACCTGGAGGCCATCGAGGCGGAGCTGGCCGCGTACGGGGGGCTGGAGGAGCGGCCGCGCATGGTGGTGCTCAACAAGATCGACATCCCGGACGGGCGGGACCTGGCCGAGATGGTCCGCCCCGACCTGGAGGCCCGCGGCTACCGCGTCTTCGAGGTCAGCGCGGTCACCCGGGAAGGGCTCAAGGAGTTCACGTACGCGCTGGCCGAGGCCGTCGCCGCGCACCGCCTGGCCACCCCGGTCATCGAGCCCACGCGTACGGTGGTCCGCCCCCGCGCGGTGGACGAGAAGGGCTTCACGATCGAGCAGGACGCCGACGGCGTGTACGTCGTCCGTGGCGTCCAGGTCGAGCGCTGGATCCGCCAGACGAACTTCGACAACGACGAGGCCGTCGGCTACCTGTCCGACCGGCTCGAGCGCGTCGGGGTCGAGGCGGCGCTGGCGAAGAAGGGCGCGAAGGCCGGCGACCCGGTGCGCATCGCCGAGCAGGAGTTCGACTGGCAGCCCAACGCGGGCGAGTTCGTCTCCGGCCCGCGCGGCACGGACGCCCGCCTCGAGGACGTCACGGGCCGCGCCTCGGCCGCGGAGCGCCTGGCCGCCCGCAAGGCGCGCCGCATCCGCTCGGACGACGAGCTGCTGCACATGTCGGAGGACGGCACGGTGTCGACGGTCTCGATGTCGGCCAAGCCCGTCCTCGTCACGGACGACGACGACCTGGACGACGAGTGA